A region of Arabidopsis thaliana chromosome 5, partial sequence DNA encodes the following proteins:
- the CAC2 gene encoding acetyl Co-enzyme a carboxylase biotin carboxylase subunit (acetyl Co-enzyme a carboxylase biotin carboxylase subunit (CAC2); FUNCTIONS IN: biotin carboxylase activity, acetyl-CoA carboxylase activity; INVOLVED IN: fatty acid biosynthetic process; LOCATED IN: chloroplast; EXPRESSED IN: 25 plant structures; EXPRESSED DURING: 16 growth stages; CONTAINS InterPro DOMAIN/s: Carbamoyl phosphate synthase, large subunit, N-terminal (InterPro:IPR005481), Carbamoyl phosphate synthetase, large subunit, ATP-binding (InterPro:IPR005479), Acetyl-CoA carboxylase, biotin carboxylase (InterPro:IPR004549), PreATP-grasp-like fold (InterPro:IPR016185), Biotin carboxylation domain (InterPro:IPR011764), ATP-grasp fold (InterPro:IPR011761), Biotin carboxylase, C-terminal (InterPro:IPR005482), ATP-grasp fold, subdomain 2 (InterPro:IPR013816), Pre-ATP-grasp fold (InterPro:IPR013817), Rudiment single hybrid motif (InterPro:IPR011054); BEST Arabidopsis thaliana protein match is: methylcrotonyl-CoA carboxylase alpha chain, mitochondrial / 3-methylcrotonyl-CoA carboxylase 1 (MCCA) (TAIR:AT1G03090.2); Has 34137 Blast hits to 30069 proteins in 3695 species: Archae - 501; Bacteria - 21005; Metazoa - 1664; Fungi - 1001; Plants - 762; Viruses - 0; Other Eukaryotes - 9204 (source: NCBI BLink).) has translation MDASMITNSKSITSPPSLALGKSGGGGVIRSSLCNLMMPSKVNFPRQRTQTLKVSQKKLKRATSGGLGVTCSGGDKILVANRGEIAVRVIRTAHEMGIPCVAVYSTIDKDALHVKLADEAVCIGEAPSNQSYLVIPNVLSAAISRGCTMLHPGYGFLSENALFVEMCRDHGINFIGPNPDSIRVMGDKATARETMKNAGVPTVPGSDGLLQSTEEAVRVANEIGFPVMIKATAGGGGRGMRLAKEPGEFVKLLQQAKSEAAAAFGNDGCYLEKFVQNPRHIEFQVLADKFGNVVHFGERDCSIQRRNQKLLEEAPSPALTAELRKAMGDAAVAAAASIGYIGVGTVEFLLDERGSFYFMEMNTRIQVEHPVTEMIYSVDLIEEQIRVAMGEKLRYKQEDIVLRGHSIECRINAEDPFKGFRPGPGRITSYLPSGGPFVRMDSHVYSDYVVPPSYDSLLGKLIVWAPTREKAIERMKRALNDTIITGMGSNDYQLPQTYP, from the exons ATCCATTACTTCTCCACCC TCTTTAGCCTTAGGGAAGtcaggaggaggaggagttATCAGAAGTTCACTATGTAACTTAATGATGCCAAGCAAAGTTAACTTCCCTAGACAAAGAACTCAAACTCTAAAGGTTAGCCAGAAGAAACTCAAGAGAGCTACTAGTGGTGGTCTTGGTGTTACATGCAGTGGTGGTGATAAGATTCTCGTAGCGAATCGAGGTGAAATTGCAGTTCGTGTTATCAGAACTGCTCATGAAATGGGGATTCCTTGTGTTGCTGTGTATTCTACTATAGATAAAGATGCTCTTCATGTTAAATTAGCTGATGAAGCTGTTTGTATTGGTGAAGCTCCTAGTAACCAGTC GTATTTGGTGATTCCGAATGTTCTGTCTGCGGCTATTAGCCGTGGATGTACAATGCTTCATCCTGGATATGGTTTTCTTTCGGAGAACGCTCTCTTTGTTGAAATGTGTAGAGACCATGGGATCAATTTTATTGGACCTAAT CCTGATAGCATCCGTGTTATGGGAGACAAAGCGACTGCAAGAGAGACAATGAAAAATGCAGGGGTTCCCACTGTACCAGGGAGTGATGGGCTATTGCAG AGTACAGAAGAAGCTGTCAGGGTCGCCAATGAGATTGGTTTCCCTGTAATGATCAAG GCAACAGCTGGTGGTGGTGGACGTGGAATGCGTCTTGCTAAGGAACCGGGAGAGTTTGTAAAACTGTTGCAG CAAGCTAAGAGCGAGGCTGCTGCTGCTTTTGGGAATGATGGATGTTATCTGGAGAAGTTCGTACAAAACCCTAGACATATTGAGTTCCAG GTGCTGGCAGATAAATTTGGAAATGTTGTTCACTTTGGTGAGCGTGACTGCAGCATCCAG AGGCGTAACCAAAAGCTTCTGGAAGAAGCACCTTCTCCAGCATTGACCGCTGAATTGCGAAAAGCCATGGGTGATGCAGCAGTCGCAGCAGCAGCATCCATTGGGTACATTGGTGTTGGTACTGTGGAGTTTCTTTTAGATGAGAGAGGTTCCTTCTACTTCATGGAAATGAACACTAGGATCCAG GTGGAGCATCCTGTGACAGAGATGATTTACTCTGTTGATTTGATAGAGGAGCAGATTCGTGTTGCAATGGGAGAGAAACTTCGTTACAAACAG GAAGATATTGTGCTCAGAGGGCACTCAATTGAATGTCGTATCAATGCAGAAGATCCATTTAAAGGATTCAGACCTGGACCTG GCAGAATAACATCATACCTGCCATCTGGAGGTCCTTTCGTTAGAATGGACAGCCATGTCTATTCCGACTATGTTGTGCCTCCAAGCTATGATTCTCTTCTTGGGAAG CTTATTGTGTGGGCTCCAACGAGGGAAAAAGCAATTGAACGGATGAAGCGGGCGCTTAATGACACTATCATTACAGGTAT GGGTTCCAACGACTATCAATTACCACAAACTTATCCTTGA
- the CAC2 gene encoding acetyl Co-enzyme a carboxylase biotin carboxylase subunit (acetyl Co-enzyme a carboxylase biotin carboxylase subunit (CAC2); FUNCTIONS IN: biotin carboxylase activity, acetyl-CoA carboxylase activity; INVOLVED IN: fatty acid biosynthetic process; LOCATED IN: chloroplast, chloroplast stroma, chloroplast envelope; EXPRESSED IN: 25 plant structures; EXPRESSED DURING: 16 growth stages; CONTAINS InterPro DOMAIN/s: Carbamoyl phosphate synthase, large subunit, N-terminal (InterPro:IPR005481), Carbamoyl phosphate synthetase, large subunit, ATP-binding (InterPro:IPR005479), Acetyl-CoA carboxylase, biotin carboxylase (InterPro:IPR004549), PreATP-grasp-like fold (InterPro:IPR016185), Biotin carboxylation domain (InterPro:IPR011764), ATP-grasp fold (InterPro:IPR011761), Biotin carboxylase, C-terminal (InterPro:IPR005482), ATP-grasp fold, subdomain 2 (InterPro:IPR013816), Pre-ATP-grasp fold (InterPro:IPR013817), Rudiment single hybrid motif (InterPro:IPR011054); BEST Arabidopsis thaliana protein match is: methylcrotonyl-CoA carboxylase alpha chain, mitochondrial / 3-methylcrotonyl-CoA carboxylase 1 (MCCA) (TAIR:AT1G03090.2); Has 1807 Blast hits to 1807 proteins in 277 species: Archae - 0; Bacteria - 0; Metazoa - 736; Fungi - 347; Plants - 385; Viruses - 0; Other Eukaryotes - 339 (source: NCBI BLink).): protein MDASMITNSKSITSPPSLALGKSGGGGVIRSSLCNLMMPSKVNFPRQRTQTLKVSQKKLKRATSGGLGVTCSGGDKILVANRGEIAVRVIRTAHEMGIPCVAVYSTIDKDALHVKLADEAVCIGEAPSNQSYLVIPNVLSAAISRGCTMLHPGYGFLSENALFVEMCRDHGINFIGPNPDSIRVMGDKATARETMKNAGVPTVPGSDGLLQSTEEAVRVANEIGFPVMIKATAGGGGRGMRLAKEPGEFVKLLQQAKSEAAAAFGNDGCYLEKFVQNPRHIEFQVLADKFGNVVHFGERDCSIQRRNQKLLEEAPSPALTAELRKAMGDAAVAAAASIGYIGVGTVEFLLDERGSFYFMEMNTRIQVEHPVTEMIYSVDLIEEQIRVAMGEKLRYKQEDIVLRGHSIECRINAEDPFKGFRPGPGRITSYLPSGGPFVRMDSHVYSDYVVPPSYDSLLGKLIVWAPTREKAIERMKRALNDTIITGVPTTINYHKLILDVEDFKNGKVDTAFIVKHEEELAEPQEIVAVKDLTNATV from the exons ATCCATTACTTCTCCACCC TCTTTAGCCTTAGGGAAGtcaggaggaggaggagttATCAGAAGTTCACTATGTAACTTAATGATGCCAAGCAAAGTTAACTTCCCTAGACAAAGAACTCAAACTCTAAAGGTTAGCCAGAAGAAACTCAAGAGAGCTACTAGTGGTGGTCTTGGTGTTACATGCAGTGGTGGTGATAAGATTCTCGTAGCGAATCGAGGTGAAATTGCAGTTCGTGTTATCAGAACTGCTCATGAAATGGGGATTCCTTGTGTTGCTGTGTATTCTACTATAGATAAAGATGCTCTTCATGTTAAATTAGCTGATGAAGCTGTTTGTATTGGTGAAGCTCCTAGTAACCAGTC GTATTTGGTGATTCCGAATGTTCTGTCTGCGGCTATTAGCCGTGGATGTACAATGCTTCATCCTGGATATGGTTTTCTTTCGGAGAACGCTCTCTTTGTTGAAATGTGTAGAGACCATGGGATCAATTTTATTGGACCTAAT CCTGATAGCATCCGTGTTATGGGAGACAAAGCGACTGCAAGAGAGACAATGAAAAATGCAGGGGTTCCCACTGTACCAGGGAGTGATGGGCTATTGCAG AGTACAGAAGAAGCTGTCAGGGTCGCCAATGAGATTGGTTTCCCTGTAATGATCAAG GCAACAGCTGGTGGTGGTGGACGTGGAATGCGTCTTGCTAAGGAACCGGGAGAGTTTGTAAAACTGTTGCAG CAAGCTAAGAGCGAGGCTGCTGCTGCTTTTGGGAATGATGGATGTTATCTGGAGAAGTTCGTACAAAACCCTAGACATATTGAGTTCCAG GTGCTGGCAGATAAATTTGGAAATGTTGTTCACTTTGGTGAGCGTGACTGCAGCATCCAG AGGCGTAACCAAAAGCTTCTGGAAGAAGCACCTTCTCCAGCATTGACCGCTGAATTGCGAAAAGCCATGGGTGATGCAGCAGTCGCAGCAGCAGCATCCATTGGGTACATTGGTGTTGGTACTGTGGAGTTTCTTTTAGATGAGAGAGGTTCCTTCTACTTCATGGAAATGAACACTAGGATCCAG GTGGAGCATCCTGTGACAGAGATGATTTACTCTGTTGATTTGATAGAGGAGCAGATTCGTGTTGCAATGGGAGAGAAACTTCGTTACAAACAG GAAGATATTGTGCTCAGAGGGCACTCAATTGAATGTCGTATCAATGCAGAAGATCCATTTAAAGGATTCAGACCTGGACCTG GCAGAATAACATCATACCTGCCATCTGGAGGTCCTTTCGTTAGAATGGACAGCCATGTCTATTCCGACTATGTTGTGCCTCCAAGCTATGATTCTCTTCTTGGGAAG CTTATTGTGTGGGCTCCAACGAGGGAAAAAGCAATTGAACGGATGAAGCGGGCGCTTAATGACACTATCATTACAG GGGTTCCAACGACTATCAATTACCACAAACTTATCCTTGATGTTGAG GATttcaaaaatggaaaagttGATACAGCTTTCATCGTCAAGCATGAAGAGGAGCTAGCTGAG CCTCAAGAAATTGTGGCAGTGAAAGATCTGACAAACGCAACGGTTTAG
- the CAC2 gene encoding acetyl Co-enzyme a carboxylase biotin carboxylase subunit (acetyl Co-enzyme a carboxylase biotin carboxylase subunit (CAC2); CONTAINS InterPro DOMAIN/s: Carbamoyl phosphate synthase, large subunit, N-terminal (InterPro:IPR005481), Carbamoyl phosphate synthetase, large subunit, ATP-binding (InterPro:IPR005479), Acetyl-CoA carboxylase, biotin carboxylase (InterPro:IPR004549), PreATP-grasp-like fold (InterPro:IPR016185), Biotin carboxylation domain (InterPro:IPR011764), ATP-grasp fold (InterPro:IPR011761), Biotin carboxylase, C-terminal (InterPro:IPR005482), ATP-grasp fold, subdomain 2 (InterPro:IPR013816), Pre-ATP-grasp fold (InterPro:IPR013817), Rudiment single hybrid motif (InterPro:IPR011054); BEST Arabidopsis thaliana protein match is: methylcrotonyl-CoA carboxylase alpha chain, mitochondrial / 3-methylcrotonyl-CoA carboxylase 1 (MCCA) (TAIR:AT1G03090.2).), whose translation MDASMITNSKSITSPPSLALGKSGGGGVIRSSLCNLMMPSKVNFPRQRTQTLKVSQKKLKRATSGGLGVTCSGGDKILVANRGEIAVRVIRTAHEMGIPCVAVYSTIDKDALHVKLADEAVCIGEAPSNQSYLVIPNVLSAAISRGCTMLHPGYGFLSENALFVEMCRDHGINFIGPNPDSIRVMGDKATARETMKNAGVPTVPGSDGLLQSTEEAVRVANEIGFPVMIKATAGGGGRGMRLAKEPGEFVKLLQQAKSEAAAAFGNDGCYLEKFVQNPRHIEFQVLADKFGNVVHFGERDCSIQRRNQKLLEEAPSPALTAELRKAMGDAAVAAAASIGYIGVGTVEFLLDERGSFYFMEMNTRIQVEHPVTEMIYSVDLIEEQIRVAMGEKLRYKQEDIVLRGHSIECRINAEDPFKGFRPGPGRITSYLPSGGPFVRMDSHVYSDYVVPPSYDSLLGKLIVWAPTREKAIERMKRALNDTIITGVPTTINYHKLILDVEDFKNGKVDTAFIVKHEEELAEWDMKPLVKLNIEIGELHEKNETIYRGRQIKLCL comes from the exons ATCCATTACTTCTCCACCC TCTTTAGCCTTAGGGAAGtcaggaggaggaggagttATCAGAAGTTCACTATGTAACTTAATGATGCCAAGCAAAGTTAACTTCCCTAGACAAAGAACTCAAACTCTAAAGGTTAGCCAGAAGAAACTCAAGAGAGCTACTAGTGGTGGTCTTGGTGTTACATGCAGTGGTGGTGATAAGATTCTCGTAGCGAATCGAGGTGAAATTGCAGTTCGTGTTATCAGAACTGCTCATGAAATGGGGATTCCTTGTGTTGCTGTGTATTCTACTATAGATAAAGATGCTCTTCATGTTAAATTAGCTGATGAAGCTGTTTGTATTGGTGAAGCTCCTAGTAACCAGTC GTATTTGGTGATTCCGAATGTTCTGTCTGCGGCTATTAGCCGTGGATGTACAATGCTTCATCCTGGATATGGTTTTCTTTCGGAGAACGCTCTCTTTGTTGAAATGTGTAGAGACCATGGGATCAATTTTATTGGACCTAAT CCTGATAGCATCCGTGTTATGGGAGACAAAGCGACTGCAAGAGAGACAATGAAAAATGCAGGGGTTCCCACTGTACCAGGGAGTGATGGGCTATTGCAG AGTACAGAAGAAGCTGTCAGGGTCGCCAATGAGATTGGTTTCCCTGTAATGATCAAG GCAACAGCTGGTGGTGGTGGACGTGGAATGCGTCTTGCTAAGGAACCGGGAGAGTTTGTAAAACTGTTGCAG CAAGCTAAGAGCGAGGCTGCTGCTGCTTTTGGGAATGATGGATGTTATCTGGAGAAGTTCGTACAAAACCCTAGACATATTGAGTTCCAG GTGCTGGCAGATAAATTTGGAAATGTTGTTCACTTTGGTGAGCGTGACTGCAGCATCCAG AGGCGTAACCAAAAGCTTCTGGAAGAAGCACCTTCTCCAGCATTGACCGCTGAATTGCGAAAAGCCATGGGTGATGCAGCAGTCGCAGCAGCAGCATCCATTGGGTACATTGGTGTTGGTACTGTGGAGTTTCTTTTAGATGAGAGAGGTTCCTTCTACTTCATGGAAATGAACACTAGGATCCAG GTGGAGCATCCTGTGACAGAGATGATTTACTCTGTTGATTTGATAGAGGAGCAGATTCGTGTTGCAATGGGAGAGAAACTTCGTTACAAACAG GAAGATATTGTGCTCAGAGGGCACTCAATTGAATGTCGTATCAATGCAGAAGATCCATTTAAAGGATTCAGACCTGGACCTG GCAGAATAACATCATACCTGCCATCTGGAGGTCCTTTCGTTAGAATGGACAGCCATGTCTATTCCGACTATGTTGTGCCTCCAAGCTATGATTCTCTTCTTGGGAAG CTTATTGTGTGGGCTCCAACGAGGGAAAAAGCAATTGAACGGATGAAGCGGGCGCTTAATGACACTATCATTACAG GGGTTCCAACGACTATCAATTACCACAAACTTATCCTTGATGTTGAG GATttcaaaaatggaaaagttGATACAGCTTTCATCGTCAAGCATGAAGAGGAGCTAGCTGAG TGGGATATGAAGCCTTTGGTAAAGCTGAACATAGAGATAGGAGAATTGCATGAGAAGaatgaaactatatatagagGAAGACAGATTAAATTGTGTTTGTAA
- a CDS encoding S-locus lectin protein kinase family protein (S-locus lectin protein kinase family protein; FUNCTIONS IN: in 6 functions; INVOLVED IN: protein amino acid phosphorylation; LOCATED IN: endomembrane system; EXPRESSED IN: 11 plant structures; EXPRESSED DURING: 6 growth stages; CONTAINS InterPro DOMAIN/s: Curculin-like (mannose-binding) lectin (InterPro:IPR001480), Protein kinase, ATP binding site (InterPro:IPR017441), Serine/threonine-protein kinase domain (InterPro:IPR002290), Serine/threonine-protein kinase-like domain (InterPro:IPR017442), Protein kinase-like domain (InterPro:IPR011009), Serine/threonine-protein kinase, active site (InterPro:IPR008271), Protein kinase, catalytic domain (InterPro:IPR000719), Tyrosine-protein kinase, catalytic domain (InterPro:IPR020635); BEST Arabidopsis thaliana protein match is: S-domain-2 5 (TAIR:AT4G32300.1); Has 120687 Blast hits to 119102 proteins in 4782 species: Archae - 112; Bacteria - 13256; Metazoa - 44443; Fungi - 10300; Plants - 34517; Viruses - 382; Other Eukaryotes - 17677 (source: NCBI BLink).): protein MKSTFLLLLLLLSLNLLFVFVSCASSIEFVYPNFTASNLRFVDSSKGAFLLSRNSIFKAGLFSPGGDDSSTGFYFSVVHVDSGSTIWSSNRDSPVSSSGTMNLTPQGISVIEDGKSQIPVWSTPVLASPVKSLRLTDAGNLLLLDHLNVSLWESFDFPTDSIVLGQRLKLGMFLSGSVSRSDFSTGDYKFLVGESDGLMQWRGQNYWKLRMHIRANVDSNFPVEYLTVTTSGLALMARNGTVVVVRVALPPSSDFRVAKMDSSGKFIVSRFSGKNLVTEFSGPMDSCQIPFVCGKLGLCNLDNASENQSCSCPDEMRMDAGKGVCVPVSQSLSLPVSCEARNISYLELGLGVSYFSTHFTDPVEHGLPLLACHDICSKNCSCLGVFYENTSRSCYLVKDSFGSLSLVKNSPENHDLIGYVKLSIRKTNAQPPGNNNRGGSSFPVIALVLLPCSGFFLLIALGLLWWRRCAVMRYSSIREKQVTRPGSFESGDLGSFHIPGLPQKFEFEELEQATENFKMQIGSGGFGSVYKGTLPDETLIAVKKITNHGLHGRQEFCTEIAIIGNIRHTNLVKLRGFCARGRQLLLVYEYMNHGSLEKTLFSGNGPVLEWQERFDIALGTARGLAYLHSGCDQKIIHCDVKPENILLHDHFQPKISDFGLSKLLNQEESSLFTTMRGTRGYLAPEWITNAAISEKADVYSYGMVLLELVSGRKNCSFRSRSNSVTEDNNQNHSSTTTTSTGLVYFPLYALDMHEQGRYMELADPRLEGRVTSQEAEKLVRIALCCVHEEPALRPTMAAVVGMFEGSIPLGNPRMESLNFLRFYGLRFAESSMVEGQNGESETMVFHRRESSNSGGSRQSASYIASQEVSGPR from the coding sequence ATGAAATCAAcgtttctgttgttgttgttgttacttagtctcaatcttctctttgtctttgtttcaTGTGCTTCTTCCATAGAGTTTGTTTACCCTAATTTCACAGCTTCTAACCTCAGATTCGTCGATAGCTCCAAAGGAGCTTTCCTCTTGTCTCGTAATTCCATCTTCAAAGCCGGTTTATTCAGTCCCGGCGGCGATGATTCCTCTACCGGTTTCTACTTCTCCGTCGTCCATGTCGATTCCGGTTCAACAATCTGGTCATCAAATCGAGATTCCCCTGTTTCAAGCTCTGGTACAATGAATCTTACTCCTCAAGGAATCTCTGTTATTGAAGATGGTAAAAGTCAAATACCAGTTTGGTCAACGCCGGTTTTAGCTTCTCCGGTTAAGTCCCTTCGGTTAACCGACGCCGgtaatctccttcttcttgatcACTTGAACGTTTCTCTATGGGAAAGCTTTGATTTTCCTACTGACTCGATCGTTCTTGGACAAAGACTTAAGCTTGGGATGTTCTTGTCCGGATCCGTCTCGCGGTCTGATTTCTCTACCGGAGATTATAAGTTCTTGGTCGGTGAATCCGACGGTTTGATGCAGTGGAGAGGACAGAATTATTGGAAGCTAAGGATGCATATACGAGCTAATGTTGATTCTAACTTCCCTGTTGAGTATCTAACGGTCACTACTTCAGGATTAGCTCTTATGGCACGGAACGGGACGGTGGTTGTAGTCCGCGTGGCTTTACCACCGTCCTCTGATTTCCGAGTGGCGAAGATGGATTCATCAGGTAAGTTCATCGTTAGTAGATTCTCCGGGAAGAATCTTGTGACGGAATTCTCTGGTCCTATGGATTCTTGTCAGATTCCGTTTGTCTGCGGTAAGCTCGGGCTTTGTAATCTTGATAACGCTTCGGAAAATCAGAGCTGTTCATGTCCAGATGAGATGCGAATGGATGCTGGTAAGGGTGTGTGTGTTCCGGTTAGCCAATCATTGAGTTTACCTGTTTCTTGTGAAGCAAGAAACATTTCGTATCTCGAACTAGGTCTTGGTGTGTCTTACTTCTCTACTCATTTCACCGATCCTGTGGAACACGGTCTCCCGTTATTGGCTTGTCATGATATTTGCAGTAAGAATTGCTCTTGCCTCGGTGTTTTCTATGAGAACACGTCTCGGTCTTGTTATCTCGTAAAGGACTCGTTTGGTTCTTTGTCTTTAGTAAAGAACTCACCAGAGAATCATGATCTTATTGGATACGTTAAGTTGTCTATCAGAAAAACAAACGCTCAGCCTCCGGGAAACAATAACAGAGGAGGATCTAGCTTCCCTGTGATCGCACTTGTGCTCTTACCTTGCTCTggtttcttccttttgattGCATTAGGGCTTCTCTGGTGGCGTAGATGTGCAGTGATGAGATACAGTAGCATCCGTGAGAAGCAAGTAACTAGACCCGGGTCGTTCGAATCAGGAGATCTAGGATCTTTCCATATCCCGGGGTTACCTCAGAAATTCGAATTCGAGGAGCTGGAACAAGCAACTGAGAATTTCAAGATGCAGATAGGATCAGGCGGATTTGGATCAGTCTACAAAGGAACTCTCCCAGATGAAACACTCATTGCTGTCAAGAAAATCACAAACCATGGACTTCACGGTAGACAAGAGTTTTGTACGGAAATCGCGATAATTGGAAATATCAGACACACGAATCTAGTGAAACTGCGAGGCTTTTGCGCTCGCGGGAGGCAGTTACTCTTAGTCTACGAGTACATGAACCATGGCTCGTTAGAAAAGACTCTGTTTAGTGGGAATGGTCCGGTGCTTGAGTGGCAAGAAAGGTTTGATATAGCGCTCGGGACTGCTCGCGGGCTCGCGTATCTCCACAGTGGTTGCGACCAGAAGATCATACACTGCGATGTGAAGCCAGAGAACATCTTACTGCACGATCATTTCCAACCTAAGATATCTGATTTCGGGTTATCAAAGCTTCTTAATCAAGAAGAATCAAGTCTGTTCACTACGATGAGAGGTACTCGAGGCTATTTAGCTCCAGAGTGGATAACAAACGCAGCGATCTCCGAGAAAGCTGATGTGTACAGCTATGGAATGGTTTTGTTAGAACTAGTGAGTGGTAGGAAAAACTGTTCTTTTCGATCTCGGAGCAACAGTGTGACGGAGGATAATAATCAGAACCACTCGTCGACTACGACCACTAGTACTGGTTTGGTGTATTTCCCATTGTACGCTTTGGATATGCATGAACAAGGGAGGTATATGGAGCTCGCTGATCCGAGGCTAGAGGGTCGGGTAACGAGCCAAGAGGCTGAGAAGTTGGTTCGGATAGCTTTGTGTTGCGTCCACGAGGAGCCAGCATTGAGGCCAACAATGGCAGCGGTAGTGGGTATGTTCGAAGGAAGTATACCGTTGGGGAACCCGAGGATGGAGTCGTTGAACTTCTTGAGGTTTTATGGGCTGAGGTTTGCGGAGTCTTCCATGGTTGAAGGACAAAATGGGGAGAGTGAAACTATGGTCTTCCACCGGCGAGAGAGCTCTAATAGTGGCGGCTCTAGGCAGTCTGCGTCTTACATAGCGTCTCAGGAAGTGTCCGGCCCGCGATGA
- a CDS encoding uncharacterized protein (unknown protein; FUNCTIONS IN: molecular_function unknown; INVOLVED IN: biological_process unknown; LOCATED IN: cellular_component unknown; Has 1 Blast hits to 1 proteins in 1 species: Archae - 0; Bacteria - 0; Metazoa - 0; Fungi - 0; Plants - 1; Viruses - 0; Other Eukaryotes - 0 (source: NCBI BLink).): protein MVKKGYRFSLSFLSQIFQRKKTEDSYGRPKFFLALSLDRDYHLATTSYFRCWPALVAFISIMLSVNYRRIYTRFIRC from the exons atggtaaaaaaaggatataggttttctctctcttttctctctcaaatttttcagagaaagaaaactgAAGACTCTTATGGTCGTCCGAAATTCTTTCTGGCTTTGTCTCTCGATAGGGATTATCATCTGGCAACTACCAGCTATTTCCGGTGTTGGCCAGCTCTTGTCGCTTTCATATCGATAATG TTATCGGTGAATTACAGAAGAATCTATACTCGATTCATTCGATGTTAG